The DNA region CAAAAAGAACTTCACCTTTGAACCCGGTCAGGTGGGACAGCTGTCCGCCTTTGGGATCGGTGAAGCAACATTCGTAATCAACTCAACCCCCACCCGCATGGACTACCTGCAGTTCAGTGTCATGCGCACTGGTGAGGTTACTGAAAAGCTGCACACCTTAAGTGCCGGTGACCAGATCGGCGTTCGCGCACCTCTGGGTAACTGCTTTCCTTACGAAGAAATGAAAGGCAAAGACATTGTCTTCGTCGGCGGTGGTATCGGTATGGCTCCTCTGCGGACCCTGCTCTACTACATGCTGGATAACCGTAAGGACTACGGCAAGATCACCCTGCTCTACGGTGCAAGAAGCCCTGTAGACATGGCTTTCAGCTACGAACTGCCTGAATGGATGGAGCGCGATGACCTCGACACCCATCTGACCATTGATGCGGAATACGAAGGCTGGGAGCACAACGTGGGTCTGATCCCCAACGTGCTGCTTGACATCAAGCCTTCTGCTAAAAACGCATACGCAGTAACCTGCGGACCGCCGATCATGATCAAATTCACCGTGCAGGCTCTCGCCAAGCTCGGTTTCAAAGACAATCAGATCATCACCACACTTGAAAAACGGATGAAATGCGGCGTCGGCATCTGCGGCCGCTGCAACATCGGCACCAGCTACGTATGTCAGGACGGCCCCGTCTACACATACGAACAGCTCAAGGCACTGCCGAACGAAATGTAATTACTCCGCCCTTTGCGGCTGGACTTAAATTGCAAAAAGGAACCCCGTCTTTGATGTAAAATCAAGGACGGGGTTTTGTTTTGGCTTTATCTTTACAGCAAAGGTTTTTTCTTATTACTATATAATCATGAAAATACTGTTAGTTGATGACGAAAAGATAAACACCCTCTCCGCTTCCCGGTTGCTTGAAAAGCAGGGGCACACTGTCACCACTGCCTGTAACGGCCTTGAAGCCCTCGACAAGCTGCATGAATCCGCATTCGACTGCATCCTCATGGATATCCAGATGCCGGAAATGGACGGCTACGAAGCCATCAGCAGAATCCGCGATGACTTTGTTTTCGGTGAAAAATCCAAAACACCCATAATTGCCATGACCGGGCATTGCTTTACCGATGCCAGAGACAAATTCAAGCAGGCCGGAATAGAACATTACGTGTGCAAGCCTTTTGATTTCAATACCCTGATTGGAGTTATTGAAGAAGCTACGAGCTAAGATGCCTCCGGCGGCTCTCCGAGGGCCAAAGAACCC from Desulfovibrio sp. JC010 includes:
- a CDS encoding FAD/NAD(P)-binding protein, whose amino-acid sequence is MTSNPYLPAMATIQEVIQETHNIMTFRVTLNNPEIKKNFTFEPGQVGQLSAFGIGEATFVINSTPTRMDYLQFSVMRTGEVTEKLHTLSAGDQIGVRAPLGNCFPYEEMKGKDIVFVGGGIGMAPLRTLLYYMLDNRKDYGKITLLYGARSPVDMAFSYELPEWMERDDLDTHLTIDAEYEGWEHNVGLIPNVLLDIKPSAKNAYAVTCGPPIMIKFTVQALAKLGFKDNQIITTLEKRMKCGVGICGRCNIGTSYVCQDGPVYTYEQLKALPNEM
- a CDS encoding response regulator, which translates into the protein MKILLVDDEKINTLSASRLLEKQGHTVTTACNGLEALDKLHESAFDCILMDIQMPEMDGYEAISRIRDDFVFGEKSKTPIIAMTGHCFTDARDKFKQAGIEHYVCKPFDFNTLIGVIEEATS